One stretch of Amycolatopsis sp. NBC_00345 DNA includes these proteins:
- a CDS encoding phage tail protein gives MRYTATNSVALAQGTANQFVVTTGSRELGAWASASDLEIKWDKAEHWVGDSDRYFKYAGVAKYEPIKFTRAADPVGTKSVQDWLNQVQSTGGMPEDGALQVVGDTGAVVLEWTIREMFPINWKISGFDASGAKVYIETLTVVHSGLLSAANRAQPS, from the coding sequence ATGCGTTACACGGCCACCAATTCCGTGGCGTTGGCCCAGGGCACGGCCAACCAGTTCGTCGTCACCACCGGTTCGCGGGAACTGGGCGCCTGGGCCAGTGCGTCGGACCTGGAGATCAAGTGGGACAAGGCCGAGCACTGGGTCGGCGATTCCGACCGGTACTTCAAATACGCCGGAGTGGCGAAGTACGAGCCCATCAAATTCACCAGGGCCGCCGACCCGGTCGGCACGAAGTCGGTGCAGGACTGGCTCAACCAGGTGCAGTCGACCGGCGGAATGCCCGAGGACGGCGCGCTGCAGGTCGTCGGCGACACCGGCGCCGTGGTGCTCGAGTGGACGATCCGCGAGATGTTCCCGATCAACTGGAAGATCTCGGGCTTCGACGCGAGCGGGGCCAAGGTCTACATCGAAACGCTCACCGTCGTGCACTCCGGCCTCCTGAGCGCGGCCAACCGGGCCCAGCCGTCCTGA
- a CDS encoding phage tail protein — protein sequence MPPPDAPLALGMAMRFQVDAGDLDLGLWSSCKGLEAKAKVHKAYNPGNYSYERILFADISYSTVKLERAMEQSASAAVRQWLETWWRPWAQPGTNPLGGMIDFGTSMTIRLLDAQWRQVSSWTLRNAYPAGWYGPSLSATDSKVAIERLEIDHEGFLDLEGIPLP from the coding sequence ATGCCCCCTCCGGACGCGCCGCTCGCCCTCGGGATGGCCATGCGGTTCCAGGTCGACGCGGGCGACCTGGACCTCGGGCTCTGGTCCTCGTGCAAGGGCCTCGAGGCCAAGGCCAAGGTCCACAAGGCCTACAACCCCGGCAATTACTCCTATGAGCGGATCCTGTTCGCCGACATCAGCTATTCGACGGTGAAGCTCGAACGGGCGATGGAGCAGTCCGCGAGCGCCGCCGTGCGCCAGTGGCTGGAGACCTGGTGGCGGCCCTGGGCCCAGCCGGGCACCAACCCGCTCGGCGGCATGATCGACTTCGGCACGTCGATGACCATCCGGCTGCTCGACGCGCAGTGGCGGCAGGTCTCGTCCTGGACGCTGCGCAACGCCTACCCGGCCGGCTGGTACGGCCCCTCCCTTTCGGCGACCGACAGCAAGGTGGCCATCGAGCGGCTCGAAATCGACCACGAAGGGTTCCTCGACCTGGAAGGGATACCGCTGCCGTGA
- a CDS encoding eCIS core domain-containing protein: protein MTGPAQPAASGFPDSATAGPVQPIAPGLSAPPAAPGWPTLPATPGLSDPQALPGRPTPPAGRNLPTVSAARRNRPSPADRPSPADRANSADRARSPDHPSPRPTTQTKPDRPRPPSLLAPSAQPQLAAGVTGSLRRAAEAVVDTVVPAPLIAPMKRALGIDISDVRVRRGEEVSLAARYLGARAFTADEVVHLPDSAGPVEGGDAAPLLAHELTHAAQQRHFGAALPGPETAAGRRLEAEAVTVQQWVAEGMVGEPPVVRGHSAPVQLAREDYDDLDDEPDDDFDEDINESDLDKARRVKRLQRQVDRDRGGGSGFQVGWDEIPDLSLSGILNRRGSTAGEPEGWHEVPDVSPQGIRDMAERMRRDVQEPPPSQRRGGVREPPGDGPGPGQGQGPSAGEESPALSLAEVVEKIAENPPRRWMDLDDPDHFEEISNRVYNCLLPRLRFDVLVERERSGTLMDFR, encoded by the coding sequence ATGACAGGACCGGCGCAGCCTGCCGCGTCGGGTTTCCCGGATTCCGCCACGGCCGGACCGGTGCAGCCGATCGCTCCCGGCTTGTCGGCCCCACCGGCCGCGCCCGGCTGGCCGACATTGCCTGCCACGCCTGGGTTGTCGGACCCGCAGGCCCTACCCGGTCGGCCGACTCCACCCGCCGGCCGCAACCTCCCCACCGTCTCGGCTGCTCGAAGGAACCGCCCCAGCCCGGCCGACCGCCCCAGCCCGGCCGACCGTGCCAATTCAGCCGACCGAGCACGGTCCCCGGACCACCCCTCACCCCGTCCGACCACCCAGACCAAGCCCGACCGGCCACGCCCTCCCTCTCTCCTCGCGCCCTCCGCCCAACCGCAGCTCGCCGCCGGGGTCACCGGCTCGCTGCGCCGGGCGGCCGAGGCGGTCGTCGACACTGTGGTGCCGGCTCCGTTGATCGCGCCCATGAAACGGGCGCTGGGGATCGACATCTCCGACGTGCGGGTCCGCCGCGGTGAGGAGGTGTCGCTCGCCGCTCGGTACCTCGGCGCTCGCGCCTTCACTGCCGACGAGGTGGTGCATCTGCCCGACAGCGCCGGGCCCGTGGAGGGAGGCGATGCCGCGCCGCTGCTCGCGCACGAGCTGACGCACGCCGCGCAGCAGCGGCACTTCGGGGCCGCGCTTCCCGGACCCGAAACAGCGGCCGGACGGCGGCTGGAGGCCGAGGCGGTGACGGTGCAGCAGTGGGTGGCCGAGGGAATGGTCGGCGAGCCGCCGGTCGTCCGCGGCCACTCCGCGCCGGTGCAGCTCGCGCGCGAGGACTACGACGATCTCGACGACGAGCCTGACGACGACTTCGACGAGGACATCAACGAGAGCGACCTCGACAAAGCCCGCCGCGTCAAACGCCTCCAGCGGCAGGTCGATCGGGACCGGGGCGGCGGGTCCGGGTTCCAGGTGGGCTGGGACGAAATCCCCGACCTGTCGCTGAGCGGCATTCTCAACCGTCGCGGGTCGACCGCCGGCGAACCGGAGGGGTGGCACGAAGTTCCGGACGTGTCACCACAAGGCATACGCGACATGGCGGAACGGATGCGGCGAGACGTGCAAGAGCCGCCACCCAGCCAACGGCGAGGCGGCGTACGCGAGCCACCAGGGGACGGGCCAGGGCCAGGGCAAGGGCAAGGGCCCAGCGCAGGCGAGGAATCCCCAGCGCTGAGCCTGGCCGAGGTCGTCGAAAAAATCGCCGAAAACCCGCCCCGCCGCTGGATGGACCTGGACGACCCGGATCACTTCGAGGAGATCTCCAACCGGGTCTACAACTGCCTGCTGCCCCGGCTCCGGTTCGACGTGCTCGTGGAACGCGAGCGATCCGGCACGCTGATGGATTTCCGCTGA
- a CDS encoding phage baseplate assembly protein V produces MTDPGEHIANTEPTGKPGIVVDGMPLPDALASRLLRVVVDNDLHLPGMFELTFIDMTGQTTAEAGIVIGSAITVVGAGQDGEPRTLIVGEATAIEGQIQGVTIRTVVRGYTGAHRLQRARRSRSFVNVTDADVARQVAGEAGLAIGLVEATSTTHSYLAQVNQTDWEFLDGRAREIGFEMGVADGLFYFRPGTHSLLAAGGHTAGMVRSAVAEVVDESEAITVAFPDDLFSFRPRVSGANVTPDVEVRVWDPMTRTALAQNADTPIDTGPSALSMGGQFTAGGPMAQLRGAADAMTGSVDSFSATGFDAGVNAAQSAVTDTMSQVTGGLVGSPVGFLGPPPSLTAHVVVDQPVADTTTMATTGPMVANAVATDFGSTYAECEGEVKGNADIQPNATIDVQGVQSIFAGTWQVSRARHVFDDSEYGYRVIFSAHGRQDRTVLGLTSKAGRSSTRNPVLEGVVCGVVSDCADPLGKGRMKVTLPWLSPTFETDWAPNIQFCSGPRSGAIFMPEIGDEVLVAFEFGDARRAYVLGAMMNDFTAWSIAQSGPIFAGGLGGLATDGVGLAAQAAGSALGSALLPMAGPLGGMIGGAIGSQAGKDIGNEAVQSVSGTTIVPGMVSEVHHRGFVSSTGNALLFYDVPMIPPLPSAADAGSVTGESVDAGGGTGSAGLQAVPPGVGAMGSAVRVGSQSGEIGLTVDQVSGGVNLTASPVPGVTTIPIPNINIIAENGFVNIGAGAEGTMLIDGGINLIIKATGAITLDAPMINLLGLPLVNGVPIPL; encoded by the coding sequence GTGACCGACCCCGGGGAGCACATCGCCAACACCGAGCCCACCGGCAAGCCCGGCATCGTCGTGGACGGGATGCCGTTGCCGGACGCGCTCGCCTCGCGGCTGCTGCGGGTCGTGGTGGACAACGACCTGCACCTGCCCGGCATGTTCGAGCTGACCTTCATCGACATGACCGGCCAGACCACCGCGGAGGCCGGCATCGTGATCGGCTCGGCGATCACCGTCGTCGGCGCGGGGCAGGACGGGGAGCCGAGGACGCTGATCGTCGGCGAGGCCACCGCGATCGAAGGGCAGATCCAGGGGGTCACCATCCGCACGGTGGTGCGCGGGTACACCGGCGCGCACCGGCTGCAGCGGGCCCGGCGCAGCCGCAGCTTCGTCAACGTCACCGACGCCGACGTGGCGCGGCAGGTCGCCGGCGAGGCCGGCCTGGCGATCGGGCTGGTGGAGGCGACCAGCACCACCCACTCGTACCTGGCGCAGGTGAACCAGACCGACTGGGAGTTCCTGGACGGGCGGGCCCGGGAGATCGGGTTCGAGATGGGAGTGGCCGACGGGCTGTTCTACTTCCGCCCCGGCACCCACAGCCTGCTCGCGGCCGGGGGCCACACGGCCGGCATGGTCCGCAGCGCCGTCGCCGAGGTGGTCGACGAGTCCGAAGCGATCACGGTCGCCTTCCCGGACGACCTGTTCAGCTTCCGGCCCCGGGTGTCGGGGGCCAACGTCACCCCGGACGTCGAGGTCCGCGTCTGGGACCCGATGACCCGGACCGCGCTGGCGCAGAACGCGGACACGCCGATCGACACCGGACCGTCGGCGCTGTCGATGGGCGGGCAGTTCACCGCCGGCGGGCCGATGGCGCAGCTGCGCGGCGCGGCCGACGCCATGACCGGCTCGGTGGATTCGTTCAGTGCCACGGGTTTCGACGCCGGGGTCAACGCGGCCCAGAGCGCGGTCACGGACACCATGTCCCAGGTGACCGGCGGCCTGGTGGGCTCGCCGGTCGGCTTCCTCGGGCCGCCGCCGAGCCTCACCGCGCACGTCGTGGTCGACCAGCCGGTCGCCGACACCACCACGATGGCCACCACCGGCCCGATGGTCGCGAACGCGGTGGCCACGGACTTCGGCAGCACGTACGCCGAGTGCGAGGGCGAGGTCAAGGGCAACGCCGACATCCAGCCGAACGCGACGATCGACGTGCAGGGCGTGCAGTCGATCTTCGCCGGCACCTGGCAGGTGTCGCGGGCCCGGCACGTCTTCGACGACTCGGAGTACGGCTACCGCGTGATCTTCTCCGCCCACGGCCGGCAGGACCGCACCGTGCTGGGCCTCACGTCGAAGGCCGGGCGCAGCTCGACACGGAACCCGGTGCTGGAAGGCGTTGTCTGCGGCGTGGTCAGCGACTGCGCGGACCCGCTCGGCAAGGGCCGCATGAAGGTCACGCTGCCCTGGCTTTCCCCCACTTTCGAAACCGATTGGGCGCCGAACATCCAGTTCTGCTCCGGCCCGCGCAGCGGCGCGATCTTCATGCCGGAGATCGGCGACGAAGTACTGGTGGCCTTCGAGTTCGGTGACGCGCGGCGCGCCTACGTCCTCGGCGCGATGATGAACGACTTCACCGCGTGGAGCATCGCGCAGTCCGGGCCGATCTTCGCCGGCGGGCTGGGCGGGCTCGCCACCGACGGCGTCGGCCTGGCCGCGCAGGCCGCCGGGAGCGCGCTGGGCTCCGCGCTGCTCCCGATGGCGGGGCCGCTCGGCGGGATGATCGGTGGTGCGATCGGCAGCCAGGCCGGCAAGGACATCGGCAACGAGGCGGTCCAGTCGGTGTCCGGGACGACGATCGTGCCCGGCATGGTCAGCGAGGTCCACCACCGCGGGTTCGTCTCCAGCACGGGAAACGCGCTGCTGTTCTACGACGTGCCGATGATCCCGCCCCTGCCTTCGGCGGCCGACGCCGGCTCGGTGACCGGTGAATCGGTCGACGCCGGGGGCGGCACCGGGTCGGCGGGCCTGCAGGCCGTGCCACCGGGGGTCGGCGCGATGGGCTCGGCGGTCCGCGTGGGCTCGCAGAGCGGCGAGATCGGGCTCACCGTCGACCAGGTCAGCGGCGGCGTCAACCTCACCGCGAGCCCGGTGCCCGGGGTGACCACCATCCCGATCCCGAACATCA